Proteins from a single region of bacterium:
- the kdpB gene encoding potassium-transporting ATPase subunit KdpB: protein MSAKIEIKYPELVRLAMIGACLKLHPREEIKNPVMLVVWIGSILSTVFLLHQFSGFNLQLALWLWFTCLFANFAEALAEGRGKAHADALRKMRTTTLARRIDHDTENAVPANELKIGEFFVCEAGDVIPADGEIVEGIATVDESAITGESAPVIRESGGDRSAVTGGTRVISDRIVVRVTAEPGHSFLDRMISMIEGARRQKTPNEIALNIVLISLTVLFILVVLTLPTFAAFNERAAGQSGVVLTSLPVLMALIVCLIPTTIGGLLSAIGIAGIDRLMRRNVLATSGRAVEAAGDVDVLLLDKTGTITLGNRMATELVPAPGVRPGELADAAHYASLADETPEGRSIAILVKEQYGMRGRELTEAHGHFVPFSAQTRMSGMDFPDTLSGHPRQIRKGAAEAVKQFVEVQGGLYPKAVEDTVTDIARSGGTPLVVADGNRILGVIRLKDIVKGGIRERFAQLRKMGVRTIMITGDNPLTAAAIAAEAGVDDFIAQAKPEDKLQRIRQEQSDGRLIAMIGDGTNDAPALAQADVGVAMNTGTQAAREAGNMVDLDSNPTKLIEVVEIGKQLLMTRGALTTFSIANDVAKYFAILPAMFGLLYAAHPGGHGPLEKLNIMHLHSPESAILSAIMFNALIIVALIPLALRGVKYEAIGAAAILRKNMLIYGLGGIVAPFIGIKLIDRLLVAIHFVS, encoded by the coding sequence ATGAGCGCGAAAATTGAAATCAAATATCCGGAACTGGTCCGCCTCGCCATGATTGGTGCCTGCCTGAAACTGCATCCCCGTGAGGAGATCAAGAACCCTGTGATGTTGGTCGTCTGGATCGGCTCCATCCTGTCCACCGTGTTCTTGCTCCACCAGTTCTCGGGGTTCAACCTCCAGCTCGCCCTCTGGCTCTGGTTCACCTGCCTGTTTGCCAACTTCGCCGAAGCCCTAGCCGAGGGGCGCGGCAAGGCACATGCCGACGCGTTACGCAAAATGAGAACGACGACGCTGGCCCGTCGCATCGACCATGACACCGAAAACGCGGTGCCCGCCAATGAATTGAAAATAGGTGAATTCTTTGTCTGCGAGGCGGGGGATGTCATCCCTGCCGACGGCGAGATTGTGGAGGGGATTGCTACGGTGGATGAATCGGCCATTACCGGTGAATCCGCGCCAGTCATCCGGGAGAGCGGCGGTGACCGTAGCGCCGTTACCGGAGGTACGCGGGTCATCAGTGACCGCATTGTGGTACGGGTCACGGCGGAACCGGGCCATTCCTTCCTGGACCGGATGATCTCTATGATTGAAGGAGCGCGCCGGCAGAAGACCCCGAATGAAATCGCACTCAATATCGTCCTGATAAGCCTGACCGTCCTGTTCATTCTGGTCGTCCTGACACTGCCAACCTTCGCGGCCTTCAATGAACGCGCGGCCGGCCAGTCCGGCGTGGTTCTGACGTCATTGCCGGTCTTGATGGCCCTGATCGTCTGCCTGATCCCCACCACCATTGGCGGGTTGCTCAGCGCCATCGGAATTGCCGGCATCGACCGGCTCATGCGTCGTAATGTCCTGGCGACCAGCGGACGGGCAGTGGAAGCGGCAGGCGACGTGGATGTATTGCTTCTCGACAAGACGGGGACGATCACACTGGGCAACCGCATGGCCACGGAACTGGTCCCTGCACCCGGCGTCCGGCCCGGAGAACTGGCTGATGCCGCTCATTACGCCTCACTGGCCGACGAGACTCCGGAAGGCCGATCCATTGCCATCCTGGTCAAGGAACAATATGGAATGAGGGGACGGGAGTTAACCGAGGCGCATGGCCACTTCGTCCCCTTCAGCGCACAAACCCGCATGAGTGGCATGGACTTTCCTGACACGTTATCCGGCCATCCCCGCCAAATCCGCAAAGGGGCCGCCGAAGCCGTGAAACAGTTTGTCGAGGTTCAGGGCGGACTCTACCCGAAAGCCGTGGAGGATACGGTGACCGATATTGCCCGCTCGGGCGGCACGCCACTGGTGGTTGCTGACGGCAACCGCATACTGGGAGTGATCCGGCTCAAGGACATCGTCAAAGGAGGCATCCGTGAACGATTTGCCCAGCTCCGGAAGATGGGCGTACGGACCATCATGATCACCGGAGATAACCCCTTGACCGCCGCCGCCATTGCCGCCGAGGCCGGGGTGGACGATTTCATTGCACAGGCCAAACCCGAGGATAAATTACAGCGCATCCGCCAGGAGCAGTCCGATGGCCGCCTGATCGCCATGATCGGTGACGGCACCAATGATGCCCCGGCCCTTGCACAGGCTGACGTCGGGGTGGCCATGAACACCGGCACCCAAGCGGCGCGTGAAGCCGGGAACATGGTGGATCTGGATAGTAACCCGACCAAACTGATTGAGGTGGTTGAAATCGGCAAACAACTCCTTATGACCCGTGGGGCCCTGACCACCTTCAGCATCGCGAATGACGTCGCCAAATATTTCGCCATTCTGCCAGCCATGTTCGGCCTGCTCTATGCCGCACATCCTGGCGGTCACGGCCCTCTCGAAAAGCTGAATATCATGCATCTGCATTCCCCTGAAAGCGCCATTCTGAGTGCCATCATGTTCAACGCCCTGATCATTGTGGCCTTGATTCCGTTAGCCTTGCGCGGCGTCAAGTACGAGGCGATCGGCGCCGCCGCCATCCTCCGGAAGAATATGCTGATCTATGGACTTGGCGGGATCGTGGCGCCGTTCATCGGCATCAAACTGATCGATCGGCTTCTCGTTGCGATTCATTTTGTTTCATGA
- the kdpA gene encoding potassium-transporting ATPase subunit KdpA, with protein MQPHHLIELAVFFSLLVGLAPLLGQYLARVLAGESTFLSKLLMPLEKMIYRLGGVHPDEDMSWKQYFRTVLVFNLIGLLSLLILMMTQAWLPLNPMKMGNVPWDLALNTAISFITNTNWQAYSGEATLSYLTQMAGLTVHNFLSAATGIAILLALTRGLRRASAQSLGNFWVDLTRSTLYVLLPIALCIAVVLVSQGVPQTLSRYAEAQTLEGSRQVIPLGPAASQIAIKQLGTNGGGFFGQNSAHPLENPTPLANFIEVYGLLIVSASLVFTFGLMIGDKRHAWCLFSVMLILLAGSFTVAWWAESQPNPVTANLLPQLEGKELRFGVMNSVLFAAATTGTSCGAVNSMHDSFMPLAGLMPLWNMMLGGIAFGGVGAGLYGMLMHVLIAVFIAGLMVGRTPEYLGKKIQAWEAAWAAAAILLPNILILLGSALAASVSAGLAGPANSGPHGLSEILYAYSSCSANNGSAFAGLSGNTVFYNLTLGAAMFLGRFGCIFAVLAIAGSLVAKKTVPASPGTFPTNGLTFTLVLLGIIVIVGALTFFPALCLGPMVEHGLMMSGRVF; from the coding sequence ATGCAACCACATCATCTTATTGAACTTGCCGTGTTCTTCAGTTTACTGGTCGGATTGGCGCCGTTGCTCGGGCAGTACCTGGCACGGGTCCTGGCGGGGGAGTCCACATTCCTTTCCAAGCTCCTGATGCCCCTTGAAAAAATGATCTACCGGCTTGGGGGGGTCCATCCGGATGAGGACATGTCCTGGAAACAGTATTTCCGGACAGTATTGGTTTTCAACCTGATCGGCCTTCTCTCGCTCTTGATCCTGATGATGACTCAGGCCTGGCTCCCTTTGAATCCCATGAAAATGGGTAATGTACCCTGGGATCTGGCCTTGAACACCGCCATCAGCTTCATCACCAACACGAACTGGCAGGCCTACTCGGGCGAAGCCACTCTGAGCTATTTGACTCAGATGGCCGGCCTTACCGTGCATAACTTTTTGAGCGCAGCCACCGGCATTGCCATATTGCTGGCACTCACTCGCGGCTTACGCCGTGCCTCCGCACAGTCGCTCGGCAATTTCTGGGTGGATCTGACCCGCAGCACCCTTTACGTTCTTCTTCCCATCGCCCTTTGCATAGCCGTCGTCCTAGTCAGCCAAGGAGTCCCCCAAACCCTGTCCCGGTATGCCGAGGCTCAAACCCTGGAAGGCTCCCGACAAGTCATTCCGCTCGGCCCGGCCGCCTCCCAGATTGCCATCAAACAACTCGGCACCAATGGCGGCGGTTTTTTCGGGCAGAACAGCGCCCATCCGCTCGAGAATCCCACTCCGCTGGCAAATTTCATCGAGGTCTACGGTCTTCTGATCGTGTCCGCATCCCTGGTCTTCACCTTCGGGCTGATGATCGGCGACAAACGTCATGCCTGGTGCCTTTTCAGCGTCATGTTAATCCTGCTGGCAGGATCTTTCACAGTAGCATGGTGGGCGGAGTCGCAGCCTAATCCTGTTACGGCCAACCTCTTACCTCAGTTGGAAGGCAAGGAATTGCGATTCGGGGTCATGAACAGCGTTCTCTTTGCCGCCGCCACCACCGGCACCTCCTGTGGTGCCGTGAACTCCATGCACGACAGCTTCATGCCGCTCGCGGGCCTGATGCCGCTCTGGAATATGATGCTGGGAGGCATCGCCTTTGGCGGTGTCGGCGCCGGACTCTATGGCATGCTGATGCATGTGCTCATCGCCGTGTTCATTGCCGGACTGATGGTGGGACGCACACCGGAATACCTGGGCAAGAAAATCCAGGCCTGGGAAGCCGCCTGGGCGGCTGCAGCCATCCTTCTGCCCAACATCCTGATTCTCCTGGGTTCAGCCCTTGCGGCCAGCGTGTCGGCAGGACTGGCGGGTCCGGCTAATTCGGGACCGCATGGCCTCAGTGAAATCCTCTATGCCTACTCATCCTGCTCGGCCAACAACGGCAGTGCCTTCGCCGGCCTGAGTGGCAACACCGTATTCTACAACCTCACGCTCGGAGCGGCCATGTTCCTGGGCAGGTTCGGATGCATCTTTGCCGTGCTAGCCATCGCAGGGAGCCTGGTTGCGAAGAAGACCGTTCCCGCCTCGCCGGGAACATTTCCAACCAACGGCCTGACGTTCACTCTGGTTCTGCTGGGCATCATCGTGATCGTCGGGGCGTTGACCTTTTTCCCGGCCCTCTGCCTCGGGCCGATGGTCGAGCATGGATTGATGATGTCCGGGCGGGTATTCTAA
- a CDS encoding NUDIX hydrolase yields the protein MNEKTISITPVFTGRMISVETLQVELEPGHRAYREIVRHPGAIAAVARVPDGRFVFVRQFRKPIEREVLEVIAGRKELQERPEDCAAREIKEETGHDVIALHSLGGLYPSPGYVDELIHLFFAELSETAEIPNGDLDERITVEYLTREEFEAMVDGGLIDDAKTLAAWLLFTRRHTHPPAARSFE from the coding sequence ATGAATGAAAAAACCATATCGATTACGCCGGTCTTCACCGGCCGCATGATTTCGGTGGAAACCCTCCAGGTTGAACTTGAACCCGGCCATCGCGCCTACCGGGAAATCGTCCGCCATCCCGGCGCCATTGCCGCCGTCGCCCGGGTGCCTGATGGCCGGTTTGTCTTTGTGAGGCAGTTCCGCAAACCCATTGAGCGGGAGGTCCTGGAAGTGATTGCCGGCCGGAAGGAACTTCAGGAACGCCCCGAGGATTGTGCCGCGCGCGAGATCAAGGAGGAAACCGGGCATGACGTAATCGCGCTCCACTCCCTGGGCGGCCTCTACCCCTCCCCGGGTTATGTGGATGAATTGATCCACCTGTTCTTTGCGGAACTTTCGGAAACCGCCGAAATCCCGAATGGCGACCTGGATGAACGGATCACGGTGGAATACCTGACCCGGGAGGAATTTGAGGCCATGGTGGACGGCGGCCTGATCGATGATGCCAAAACCCTCGCCGCCTGGCTCCTCTTTACCCGCCGGCATACCCATCCCCCGGCCGCCCGGTCGTTTGAGTGA